In Triticum urartu cultivar G1812 chromosome 6, Tu2.1, whole genome shotgun sequence, the following proteins share a genomic window:
- the LOC125515963 gene encoding transcription termination factor MTERF8, chloroplastic-like has protein sequence MPFGWHGSTQPSSSLANPSVRPPHHRRHTRRRRRRRRSGSTQRLPRRRRGAMLHLWKRVLSPSTSQLLSLHRLLSAASTNPSFAVEEYLVATCGLTRPQALKASAKLSHLKSPSNPDAVIAFLAGLGLSGADVAAVVAKDPRFLCAGVERTLAPVVAGLTGLGLSDAEIARLVSLAPGYLRHRSVVSKLEYYLPLFGSIDNLLRSLKYGSGFLGSHLESAVKPKVSILAECGLGACDIAKLFIRAPRILCASAERVLWMVACAERIGVPRESGMFRQALHAVSYFSEDKITAKVDYLKRTLGWSDADVGIALSKAPVLLTRSHDVLERVSEFLISEVGLDPAYIAHRPVMLAYSLEGRLRPRYYVVRFLKENGLLEHGRSYYTTLVKTEKVFMEKFICPHKEAAPYLAEDYASACKGEVPARFRFT, from the coding sequence ATGCCATTTGGATGGCACGGATCAACTCAGCCAAGTTCTTCACTGGCCAATCCCTCTGTCCGTCCACCACACCACCGTAGACAcacacgccgccgccgccgccgccgccgcagcggCAGCACTCAACGGTTGCCCCGCCGCCGTCGCGGCGCCATGCTCCACCTCTGGAAGCGCGTCCTCTCTCCTTCCACCTCCCAACTCCTCTCCCTCCACCGCCTCCTCTCCGCCGCTTCCACCAACCCTAGCTTCGCCGTGGAGGAGTACCTCGTCGCCACCTGCGGCCTCACCCGACCACAGGCCCTCAAGGCCTCCGCCAAGCTCTCCCACCTCAAGTCCCCCTCCAACCCCGACGCCGTCATCGCCTTCCTCGCCGGCCTCGGCCTCTCCGGCGCCGATGTCGCGGCCGTCGTCGCCAAGGACCCGCGGTTCCTCTGCGCCGGCGTGGAGAGAACTCTGGCCCCTGTCGTCGCGGGGCTCACCGGCCTCGGCCTGTCAGATGCCGAGATTGCGCGCCTCGTCTCGCTCGCCCCCGGCTACTTGCGCCACAGATCCGTCGTCTCCAAGCTAGAGTACTACCTGCCACTCTTCGGCTCCATCGACAACTTGCTCCGGTCGCTCAAGTACGGCTCCGGCTTCCTCGGCTCCCACCTCGAGAGTGCGGTCAAGCCCAAAGTCAGTATCCTAGCAGAGTGCGGTCTAGGTGCTTGTGATATTGCCAAGCTCTTCATCCGTGCGCCGAGGATACTTTGTGCCAGCGCAGAGCGTGTCTTGTGGATGGTCGCCTGCGCCGAACGTATAGGTGTGCCCCGTGAATCTGGGATGTTCAGGCAAGCGCTGCACGCTGTCTCATACTTCAGCGAAGACAAGATCACTGCCAAAGTGGACTACTTGAAGAGGACACTTGGGTGGTCTGATGCCGACGTTGGCATTGCTTTGTCCAAGGCTCCGGTGCTGCTGACAAGGTCACATGATGTGCTGGAGCGTGTGTCAGAGTTCCTTATCTCTGAGGTGGGGTTGGACCCAGCCTACATTGCTCATCGCCCCGTTATGCTCGCTTACAGCCTGGAGGGCCGGCTCAGGCCCCGCTACTATGTTGTGAGATTTCTCAAGGAAAATGGATTGCTAGAGCACGGGCGGAGCTACTATACAACACTGGTTAAGACTGAGAAGGTTTTCATGGAAAAGTTCATATGCCCTCACAAGGAAGCCGCACCATACCTTGCTGAAGACTACGCGTCTGCTTGCAAAGGGGAAGTGCCGGCTAGATTCAGATTTACATGA